The stretch of DNA CCTGCTATGCCGGCCCCAGAATCCTGGCTTTGCCGTTTAGCGCGAGGTAGACTGCAAGGTATAGGGGCAGCGTTCTTTCGTCAGCTTCATCGGGGAAGACCGAGGTCAGCACTCTCTTAGGCCACTTCTCCATCTCAACCCTGACGGGCTCGTCGGGGAGAGCTATAGCCTTCTCGAGCACGCTCCTGGCATCCATCGCCTCTAACTGCTGCACTGTGAGCTTGAGAACCTTAAGGCCTGTCTTGCCGTGGAGCGTGCCGGGGAGCCTTATGAGGCGCTTCACGTCCATCGTCACCTTCTCGTCGATGTTCGCCCTAGCCTCGGCGACGCACTCCAGGATGAGCCTCCTGAGCTCCTCACGTGCGAGCTCAGCGCCGGCCTCCTCCCTGAGCATGAGAAGCTTCGCGATCCGCCCACGCCACCCGGGGTCGTCGGGCTTAAACCTATAAACGTAGCCCCTCCTGGCCTTCACGATGTAGAGGTCCGGGTCAATGCCCAGCCCCCTAACGTAGTCCGCCAGCTCGCGCCTAGCCTCCTGGTCGAGCTCCGCCAGCAGCTTGTTCTCGACGTGGAGGTGGAAGCCTCTGTGGCCCGAGAAGGCGACGTACATCTCGTCTCTAGAGATCCCGAAGTCCTCCTCGAGTATGTCCACGAGCTTGAGGATCTCCTCCCGGGCCACACTTATGCACTGATCGCAGACCCAGG from Infirmifilum sp. NZ encodes:
- a CDS encoding DNA primase small subunit domain-containing protein, translated to MSLDVVKLFKSYYARNTVPPPSSIERREFAFSLFNSQGMFRHIAFSNGEEMNSFLREKVPQHAYYSTAYYSDPAAQDMDEKGWLGADLVFDIDVDHINTPCKVLHDTWRCRDCGAEGWGMVEKCPSCGSERLDRQTWVCDQCISVAREEILKLVDILEEDFGISRDEMYVAFSGHRGFHLHVENKLLAELDQEARRELADYVRGLGIDPDLYIVKARRGYVYRFKPDDPGWRGRIAKLLMLREEAGAELAREELRRLILECVAEARANIDEKVTMDVKRLIRLPGTLHGKTGLKVLKLTVQQLEAMDARSVLEKAIALPDEPVRVEMEKWPKRVLTSVFPDEADERTLPLYLAVYLALNGKARILGPA